The Nitrospiraceae bacterium region TCCAGCTCTCCTTATAGGCAGCAAGCCTAACCAGCGAAGAAAACCGCAAACTTCGGTGATGTTAACACAAGGGTATTCCGACTGACAACCGTCCGGCCAAACTCTACTCCCGCTTTCCATCCATATCGAGCACCGCCAAATAGGGCAGGTTCCGGTATTTTTGCTGGTAATCTAGCCCGTAGCCGACCACATATTTGTCCGGGATGTTGAAACCTATGTAAGCCAACGGAACGTCGATCGTCCGGCGTTCCGGCTTGCTGAGCAGCGTACAGACCTTCACCGACCGTGGTTTGCGTTTCGACAGCTGTTTGACCAGGTATTGGATCGTCAGACCGGAATCGACGATGTCTTCCACCAGCAAGACGTCCTTTCCTTTAATGTCTTCGGTCGGCTCGGTTACCATTTTCACTTTGCCGGATGTCTTTGCCTGTGCCCCATAACTGGTGACGACGATGAAATCGACCCGCATAGGAATTCTGATCGCCCGGGCAAGATCGGCATAGAACGCATACGCCCCTTTTAGAATCCCGATGAGCACAAAGTCTTTCCCGGAATAGTCGGCCGTAATTTGCTTGCCAAGCTCTCGAATCCGGGTGCGCATTTCCTCTTGCGTCACAATCGGCCGACCGAAAAGTCGTTCCATCCTACAGCGCTCCTTCCCGTTGACCCGTCACCGTAACAACCAAACACCTGGTTGTCGAATCACGCAGAACAAACCGATCGTCCTGTCGTTTTCCAACAACCCAGAGAATTCCTTCAGGTGCCACCACAAGCGGAATGTCCGCTCGTTCTTCCCGTCCAACCTTCAAATCAGTAAACAGATCCTGGAGTTTCTTGGTGCGCCCTCTCATTCCCTTTGGACAGAAACGATCCCCCGCTTGCCACGTCCTTACAAAGAGGGGCGTCGAGAATCGATCCGCGTCAAACAAGGCCCGATGAACCGACCGCTCCAGAGGCAATCGCACTGCCTCATCGCGCGGCATGAGTTGTACCTGAAATTGATAATTCCTTCTACCCCAGTACGCTACCGAAGGAACGGTCAAACGGCATGCCTCGGTCAAGCCTCGATCCTCAGCAGACACACCTGTGAGACGCCCGTCTCGAGAACGGGAGAGTTCGGCGTAATCTTGCTTCTGAATCAAAGTGCCGGATCGCAGCGTCAATCGATTCCCCGATTGTCCCTTCAGAAGAAATCGTCGGACGGTTTCGATACTGTCCAAGCCGGAGGCCCGCTCCTGCTCATCGCAATCCCGAAGAACCCGACGGATCAGCCGCCGTTGTAACGCCACAGGAAGAACCGCGATCCCTTGCCGGTCCAATCGCAGACGCCCTTCGTCACTCTTGCTCACGACCAACGACATCAGCCCATCTACCATCTGCTCCAAATAGGCTTCCTCGTCTCGAAGCAACTCTGCATGCCGCTGGAGCACACGGACAGCGGCCGGATTCAGCCTTGCCAAGGCCGGCATGATCTCCATTCGAATCCGATTACGGCGGTATAGAGGCTTCTCATTGCTTGAATCAGATCGGTAGGGCACCCCCTGTTGATCGAGATATGTCAGGATGTCTTTTCGAGTCGAGGCCAAGAGAGGGCGAACGATGAGGCCCTCCCGCTTATACGGCATCCCGGCCAACCCACTCAACCCTGCCCCTCGCAACATCCACATCAGCATCGTCTCAGCTTGATCGTTCGCCGTATGCCCGACAACAATCCGGTCAACCCTCAGATCGCGGGCGATCCGTCGCATGGCGGCATAGCGAACCTCTCGAGCGGCGGCCTGCAGCGAAGAAGCTCGAGATTTCTTGGACAACATCGGCCGTTGAACCAGAAGAGGGATTCGTCGTTCGTCGCACCAGGTGCGAACGAATGATTCATCTCCATCCGATTCCTCTCCACGTAGACCATAGTTAAAATGGACCGCCGTCAGAGAGAGGCGCCAGGACTGGGCCAACCGATGGAGCAAAGACAGCAATGCCATTGAATCAGGTCCCCCCGACACAGCCACCAGAAGATGCTGACCAGGCAAGAACAACGCTCGTTCCCTGACCGTTCTGACCATTTCGTTCAGAAGGGCGGGACGAACATTTGGCGTGGACGTTTTTTTGTTGATCGTCGTCTCCATCGTCATGCTTCCTGCATTCCTTCAGGAAAACGTTTGAGGCTAAGCCGTGCCTGTTCGACATCGCGGGTGATTTGCTTCGACAGCTCGTCCGCGGAAGCGAACGCATGGTCATCTCGCACTCGCGCGACAAATTGAACGGTAATTTCTTTACCATAGAGATTACACGACTGATCCAGCAGGTACACCTCAATCAGACGCTCTCCCTCTCCAAATGTTGGTCTTGTCCCAATGTACGCAATCGCCTCATACATCTGCGCGTCATAAACGGTCCGCGCGGCATAGACTCCGTCCGGCGGCATCACGCGGTGGAGTGGAAGGCGGAGGTTGGCGGTGGGCCACCCTAAGGCTTGTCCTTGCTGAGCCCCATGAACGACCGTACCTCGGATCCCATAGGCGCGCCCCAACAGCACCGCGGCTCGTTCCATCTCTCCTGCCTGAATAAGCTGACGAACCCGCGTGGAGCTCACCACCGTTCCTTCAACCACCACCGGCCTGACTGGATAGACCTGAAATCCGTACTGGCCGCCGAATTGAATGAGATCAGCGATACGACCGGCCCGCCCATTCCCAAATGCAAAATGTTCACCGACAAAGAGTTCCGCCAATTTGAGTTGCTGGTGCAGGACGCGATCGACGAATTGCTCTGGTGTCATCGAGGCAAAGGCCGGAGTAAATTCCAGCAAGACAACTTCATTGATCCCGGCAGCCTCAAAGCGAGCCAGTTTTTCCTCCGGACTGGTCAGATACAGCAGTTCGACGTGCGGAGCGAGAACTTTGACGGGATGGGGCTCGAACGTCAACACGAGCGCCGTCCCCTGCGATTTGCGAGCCGACTCCACCACGGTCTGCAGCAACAGCCGGTGGCCGAGATGGTGGCCGTCAAAATTGCCGATGGTGGCGACAGGATGGGCACGTGGACTGGCGTCGGAAAGCCCACGCGTCACTTTCAGCATCGTGGTCAGTGTAGTAGCCGGGCTGCGTCTTTGGCAAAGTAGGTGAGGATCACATCCGCACCGGCCCGTTTGATCGCGAGCAAGGATTCCATCATGGCACGCGATTCGTCGAGCCATCCGGCTCTGCCCGCTGCCTTGACCATGCTGTACTCCCCGCTCACCTGATAGGCGGCGATTGGCAGCAACGTCTGCGTTCGCGCGGCCGCGATGACGTCGAGATAGGGCAGCGCCGGTTTGACCATGACAATGTCGGCCCCTTCTTCGATGTCGAGGGCGATCTCATGCAGCGCCTCTCGACGATTGGCCGGGTCCATTTGATACGACTGCCGGTCGCCGAATTGCGGGATGGAGAATGCTGCGTCCCGAAATGGAGCGTAAAAACACGACGCAAATTTTGCCGCATAGGACATGATGGGAAGTTCGGGGAATCCTGCTTGATCCAGCTCGGCTCGAATCGCCCCCACCCGCCCATCCATCATATCGGACGGAGCCACCATATCGGCACCCGCTTGTGCATGCGTTCGCGCCATCGCGCGAAGACACTCCAAGGTTTCATCATTCAGAATGCGCCCATCCCTGACAATCCCACAGTGACCGTGGCTGGTATATTCGTCGATACAGACGTCGGTAACGACCAGCAAACCTGGCACCTGGTCTTTCACCGCCTTCACCGCCCGCTGTACGATCCCGTTGGGATCGAATGCGGAGCTTCCTCGTTCGTCCTTCTGATTCGGAATGCCGAAGAGGATGATCGCTGGAATCCCCAATGCTTTGATCTCGCCGGCTTCCTTTACTAAAAGGTCGATCGAAAGCCTGAACTGGCCCGGCATTGAGGCAATCTCTTCCCGCCGATCCTTCCCTTCAACCACAAACAGCGGATAGATGAAGTCTGCCGGCGACAAACTAGTTTCACGAACCATTCTTCGGAGCAACTCGTGCTCCCTCAGGCGACGCAACCGCTGAATCGGAAAGGCCATGGTGTTATTTTCTCGGTAGATTCGTCAGAAACACGACGAGATCGCGGACTGAGATCATGCCGACCAACTTACCGTCCCTCGTCACACCCAAATGGCGAATATGGGCTTGCGCCATGAGATCGTTGGCGTCCAACAGCGTTTTATTTTCTTCGATCGTCAAAATCGGAGCGGACATGATCTGCTCCACATTCGTCTTGGTCGCATCGGCTCCTGCTGCGACAATCCGGCGCATCATATCCGTATCCGTGAGGATACCGATGATCTCCCGCTCATTGGTGACAAACAGGCTTCCGATGCCGCGGTCGCGCATGATGCGAGCAGCCGTTTGTGCATCCGTGTCCCGTGCCACTGTCACGAACTTTTCTCTCGGCACCATGAATGATTTCACTGGAACCATGAATACCCTCCCTCCGATGATCAGAACAGATCGACGACGGACATATTATCGCGATGTGGTCATCCCCACACCGACTCCTTCACTATAATGCTTTGCAATGGCCTCTGCCAGCGCCGGCACCGTGTTTTCAGTCGGCACGATGGCGACGGCTAGGCCGTATTCCTCAGCGGTTTTCGCAGTAATCGGCCCGATGCAGGCAACCACGGTGTGGCCGATGAGGTGTCGGGCTGACTCGGCGCCTCCGAGGAGTTCGACCAGGTTCCGCACGGTCGAGGAACTCGTAAACGTGACAACATCGATCCGGCCCTCTCGAAGTTGCTGCTTGAATGGTTCTATATCCACATGTGGCATAACTGTTCGGTATACCGGAACGACTTCGACCCGCGCGCCCAATTCAAGGAGCTGATCCGGCAAGATTTCACGAGCCACTTCTGCACGAGGAATAAGGATTCGACTCCCTCGCACGCCCACCTTGCTCAAGGCTGCAATCACCCCTTCCGCCTGATACTCAACCGGAATGACATCAGCCTTCAATCCGTATCGTCCAAGTTCTTGGGCGGTCCTGGGCCCGATACACACGATTCGGAGAGTGGCAAACGTGCGCGCATCCTTTCCAAGGGCCTGCACACGCTGCATGAACGGCTTCACACCGTTCACGCTGG contains the following coding sequences:
- the hpt gene encoding hypoxanthine phosphoribosyltransferase, which gives rise to MERLFGRPIVTQEEMRTRIRELGKQITADYSGKDFVLIGILKGAYAFYADLARAIRIPMRVDFIVVTSYGAQAKTSGKVKMVTEPTEDIKGKDVLLVEDIVDSGLTIQYLVKQLSKRKPRSVKVCTLLSKPERRTIDVPLAYIGFNIPDKYVVGYGLDYQQKYRNLPYLAVLDMDGKRE
- the tilS gene encoding tRNA lysidine(34) synthetase TilS, producing METTINKKTSTPNVRPALLNEMVRTVRERALFLPGQHLLVAVSGGPDSMALLSLLHRLAQSWRLSLTAVHFNYGLRGEESDGDESFVRTWCDERRIPLLVQRPMLSKKSRASSLQAAAREVRYAAMRRIARDLRVDRIVVGHTANDQAETMLMWMLRGAGLSGLAGMPYKREGLIVRPLLASTRKDILTYLDQQGVPYRSDSSNEKPLYRRNRIRMEIMPALARLNPAAVRVLQRHAELLRDEEAYLEQMVDGLMSLVVSKSDEGRLRLDRQGIAVLPVALQRRLIRRVLRDCDEQERASGLDSIETVRRFLLKGQSGNRLTLRSGTLIQKQDYAELSRSRDGRLTGVSAEDRGLTEACRLTVPSVAYWGRRNYQFQVQLMPRDEAVRLPLERSVHRALFDADRFSTPLFVRTWQAGDRFCPKGMRGRTKKLQDLFTDLKVGREERADIPLVVAPEGILWVVGKRQDDRFVLRDSTTRCLVVTVTGQREGAL
- a CDS encoding bifunctional riboflavin kinase/FAD synthetase; this translates as MLKVTRGLSDASPRAHPVATIGNFDGHHLGHRLLLQTVVESARKSQGTALVLTFEPHPVKVLAPHVELLYLTSPEEKLARFEAAGINEVVLLEFTPAFASMTPEQFVDRVLHQQLKLAELFVGEHFAFGNGRAGRIADLIQFGGQYGFQVYPVRPVVVEGTVVSSTRVRQLIQAGEMERAAVLLGRAYGIRGTVVHGAQQGQALGWPTANLRLPLHRVMPPDGVYAARTVYDAQMYEAIAYIGTRPTFGEGERLIEVYLLDQSCNLYGKEITVQFVARVRDDHAFASADELSKQITRDVEQARLSLKRFPEGMQEA
- the hemB gene encoding porphobilinogen synthase encodes the protein MAFPIQRLRRLREHELLRRMVRETSLSPADFIYPLFVVEGKDRREEIASMPGQFRLSIDLLVKEAGEIKALGIPAIILFGIPNQKDERGSSAFDPNGIVQRAVKAVKDQVPGLLVVTDVCIDEYTSHGHCGIVRDGRILNDETLECLRAMARTHAQAGADMVAPSDMMDGRVGAIRAELDQAGFPELPIMSYAAKFASCFYAPFRDAAFSIPQFGDRQSYQMDPANRREALHEIALDIEEGADIVMVKPALPYLDVIAAARTQTLLPIAAYQVSGEYSMVKAAGRAGWLDESRAMMESLLAIKRAGADVILTYFAKDAARLLH
- a CDS encoding CBS domain-containing protein encodes the protein MVPVKSFMVPREKFVTVARDTDAQTAARIMRDRGIGSLFVTNEREIIGILTDTDMMRRIVAAGADATKTNVEQIMSAPILTIEENKTLLDANDLMAQAHIRHLGVTRDGKLVGMISVRDLVVFLTNLPRK